One genomic region from Zalophus californianus isolate mZalCal1 chromosome 14, mZalCal1.pri.v2, whole genome shotgun sequence encodes:
- the FZD10 gene encoding frizzled-10 encodes MPRPGPRLWLVLQVMGSCAAISSMDMERPGDGKCQPIEIPMCKDIGYNMTRMPNLMGHENQREAAIQLHEFAPLVEYGCHGHLRFFLCSLYAPMCTEQVSTPIPACRVMCEQARLKCSPIMEQFNFKWPDSLDCSKLPNKNDPNYLCMEAPNNGSDEPSRGSGLFPPLFRPQRPHGAQEHSLRDAGPGRASCDNPGKFHHVEKSAACAPLCTPGVDVYWSRGDKRFAVVWLAVWAVLCFFSSAFTVLTFLIDPARFRYPERPIIFLSMCYCVYSVGFIIRLFAGAESIACDRDSGQLYVIQEGLESTGCTLVFLVLYYFGMASSLWWVILTLTWFLAAGKKWGHEAIEANSSYFHLAAWAIPAVKTILILVMRRVAGDELTGVCYVGSMDVNALTGFVLIPLTCYLVIGTSFILSGFVALFHIRRVMKTGGENTDKLEKLMVRIGVFSVLYTVPATCVIACYFYERLNMEYWKILATQHKCKMNNQTKTLDCLMAASIPAVEIFMVKIFMLLVVGITGGMWIWTSKTLQSWQNVCSRRFKRKSRRKPASVITNSGIYKKAQHPQKTHLGKYEIPAQSPTCV; translated from the coding sequence ATGCCGCGTCCGGGCCCCCGCCTGTGGCTGGTCCTGCAGGTGATGGGTTCGTGCGCCGCCATCAGCTCCATGGACATGGAGCGTCCGGGCGACGGCAAGTGCCAACCCATCGAGATCCCGATGTGCAAGGACATTGGCTACAACATGACCCGCATGCCCAACCTGATGGGCCACGAGAACCAGCGCGAGGCCGCCATCCAGCTACACGAGTTCGCGCCGCTGGTGGAGTACGGCTGCCACGGCCACCTCCGCTTCTTCCTGTGCTCGCTGTACGCGCCCATGTGCACCGAGCAAgtctccacccccatccccgccTGCCGGGTCATGTGTGAGCAGGCCCGGCTCAAGTGCTCCCCGATCATGGAGCAGTTCAACTTCAAGTGGCCCGACTCGCTGGACTGCAGCAAGCTCCCCAACAAGAACGACCCCAACTACCTGTGCATGGAGGCGCCCAACAACGGCTCGGACGAGCCCTCCCGGGGCTCGGGCCTGTTCCCGCCGCTCTTCCGGCCGCAGCGGCCGCACGGCGCGCAGGAGCACTCGCTCAGGGACGCGGGCCCGGGGCGCGCCAGCTGCGACAACCCGGGCAAGTTCCACCACGTGGAGAAGAGTGCGGCGTGCGCGCCGCTGTGCACGCCCGGCGTGGACGTGTACTGGAGCCGCGGCGACAAGCGCTTCGCCGTGGTCTGGCTGGCCGTGTGGGCTGTGCTGTGCTTCTTCTCCAGCGCCTTCACCGTGCTCACCTTCCTCATCGACCCCGCGCGCTTCAGGTACCCCGAGCGCCCCATCATCTTCCTCTCCATGTGCTACTGTGTCTACTCAGTGGGCTTCATCATCCGCCTCTTTGCCGGCGCCGAGAGCATCGCGTGCGACCGGGACAGCGGGCAGCTCTATGTCATCCAGGAGGGGCTGGAGAGCACGGGCTGCACCCTCGTCTTCCTCGTCCTCTACTACTTCGGGATGGCCAGCTCGCTCTGGTGGGTGATTCTCACGCTCACCTGGTTCCTGGCTGCCGGCAAGAAGTGGGGCCACGAGGCCATCGAGGCCAACAGCAGCTACTTCCACCTGGCAGCCTGGGCCATCCCGGCCGTGAAGACCATCCTGATCCTGGTGATGCGCAGGGTGGCGGGCGACGAGCTCACGGGCGTGTGCTATGTGGGCAGCATGGACGTGAACGCCCTCACCGGCTTCGTGCTCATCCCGCTGACCTGCTACCTCGTCATCGGCACGTCCTTCATCCTCTCCGGCTTCGTGGCGCTCTTCCACATCCGGAGGGTGATGAAGACGGGCGGGGAGAACACCGACAAACTGGAGAAGCTCATGGTGAGGATCGGAGTCTTCTCTGTGCTCTACACCGTGCCGGCCACCTGTGTGATCGCCTGCTACTTTTACGAGCGCCTCAACATGGAGTACTGGAAAATCCTGGCCACTCAGCACAAGTGCAAAATGAACAACCAGACCAAAACTCTGGACTGCCTGATGGCCGCGTCCATCCCGGCCGTGGAGATCTTCATGGTGAAGATCTTCATGCTGCTGGTGGTGGGGATCACGGGTGGGATGTGGATCTGGACGTCCAAAACCCTGCAGTCCTGGCAGAACGTCTGCAGCCGCAGGTTCaagaggaagagcaggaggaaaCCCGCCAGTGTGATCACCAACAGTGGGATTTACAAAAAAGCCCAGCATCCCCAAAAAACCCATCTTGGAAAATATGAAATCCCTGCCCAGTCTCCCACCTGTGTGTGA